In the Thunnus albacares chromosome 10, fThuAlb1.1, whole genome shotgun sequence genome, gtttgttgctatattaatgttaaaaatgtcGTATATTGGACCTCTAAGCTTTTAAAACTCTGTACAACATGCATGCAATAGACATGATATTATAAAGTCTAGTCTAGGAATTCAAATACTGTGATTTCCTTCTCACGACGTTCAGAATAGTTAATTCACCATTAACTATTCACCTGAAGagtttatgatgttttatattgtatcaCTGTAATCCTTGACCATCAAAACATGGGGGTACATATCTCCTTTTCCGTGTTATCATGTTTGGTTCAGGAGATATTATCCAAAACACATGATTTGGTTATGGTGGAAAGTAAATTGGCCAACATGGCCACCACGAGGCATTTTGCGATGGCTCCATATCTGAAAATGTTCAGGGCCCCAAACTGGTCAAGTGTGCCAAGTTTCATGCATTCATGAAAAAGTGAACACATCACCTCAAATTTGGCATATATCACCTGGACTTTGTGCAGATACTATAGGGCAATAATGGCAAAAACAATTGTCCCAAAAAATTAGTAAAGCTACTCATTTGAAACGGTTATCATGTTTCAAAGTACTCATATGGACCCTACAAACACACTGGTACCAAAGAGATTTGCCACCTTAGGTGGTACCAAATTTTGGCCTGACCCATGGACTATGTAGTACAATGGAATTATCTTCCTATAAGTGTAATTTATCAAGTGACTTACATGTAAGTTCCTGTTATACGACAGCAAGTGGCACTGTTGTTTCGTTTTTGTAACTTTGAGTAGAAAATCATTCGTTCTAAAATGggttcaaacaaaacaaacaaacaaacaaaaaactctctcattctctctctgactttgaGAGTTTCTTCCCTTCTTGCTGGCTGTCTCTGTGTGCATTtcagcatttgtgtgtgtgtgtgtgtgtgtgtgtgtgtgtgtgtgtgtgtctacgcgcgtgtgcgtgcgtgcgtgcctGTGTacgtctgtgtgtgcgtgcgtgcctgtgcgtgcgtgtgtgtgcgtgtgcgtgtatgAGGCTATAAAACAGTTCCAGCCAGTCAGACGCCAGCAGAGTCAGAGGAGCGCAAGCCCCCTGTGCTTTGCAACCctgctgtctgttctgttttccAACGGTGTTCTCCGTGAACGCTGCACGCGCTGTTGCGTTTCTAGGCAGACTGGCAAGATCCAAAACACGGAAGAACGGACACATTCTAAATATGTCTATTCAAAAGGTACAGCAATTTTACTAAGTAACGAAACTTATCAATATCTGGATAACAACGGACTGTAGCCAATGCGTCCCGTGGAGCCAACACAGTGAGTACCAGATATCCCGCTGTGCATCCTGAAGTGGCAGCGGGATACCGGCGCTTTCTTCAAGAAGGAACTCAGAGCTTCACCGAGGAACCGGGGCTGCATGTTGGGACCATTAACATCTGTGAAGAGTGGAGGCCAGGTCCAGTCCTACCTTTTAATGCTGTCTCCCAAACCTTGACCTGCTGCTGTCGCACTTTGTTACAGAGGTTTGGTGGAGTATAGAAAGTCACAAATGTTACTAgatgcagtttgtttgtgtttggaatATGTTGACACTTTCACGTTTAATTGTGTAGCTAATGCAAAAAGGCTCTGTCCCACTTTAGTCAGAGGTGTTTCAGAGCTGTTCTGTATGACATGACTGGCCAGTGTGACTGCATTTGGAGTCATGATTTAGCTCCTGGAAGGTAGTAGTCATATTCATTTGCCATTCCCACTATTTtgtccagcagctgcagctccacTGCAGCCGctctgtgttcagtgtgtgtatatagcaGTGTGGGTTATTCACAGTGCTGCTATGCAGACTGACTGGAGCCACGCTCAGACAGCTCAACTGTATCGCTGGGTCTGAGCACAGGCCTGAACTGCTCACACAGAAAGAAACCTTTACAGCTGAGGAAAAGCTTGCTGCAAGTTGTGATCCAGAGGGACAACTTGTGCAGAATAGCAGATGTTACACAGCTTTGTGTATTAATGTGGATTATTCAGGATGCTGCTATGCAGACAGAATGGAGCCACAGAAAACCTGCTGGTAAAGTTAAAGTAACACACATGACTGTGCAGCTTCTGTCAGTGCAGTTGAACAACTTGTGTTACACAGTTGGCAACTGAAGGTTCATCAGGAAGGTAgggttttttttgggagggggggtATATTATGCATAAATAATCAAAATTCATACTAGCTAAGTATGTGTACATTATAAATTGGGAAGTTACACATAGACTGGGATGAAAAGTTGTGTCTGAAACACAAAAGTcctcttttactttttacagtAATGAAGCAAGTGTTTCCAGCAAGAGGAAGTTTAGAAAGATGACAAGAACCCACTCTTATATATGTTGAGTGAAATGTTGAGGAATTGAAACATTTTGTTGGACAGTTTTTAGAGCTTTGTTGTCAATActtgtttctgttcagtgtAGTGGAAGTTAGATTTTGTTGCTAAAATAAATTTCACTTTAGTTTGCTAGTTAGACTAAttgtttgaaaatgaagaaCCCTCATTCACTGAGTAATACCTGGAATAGATCAAATAACAAGGACCCAGTACTGACCCCTGTGCCAGGCACTAACAAGAAGTTCAAGAGAAAGTCACGTGAGCCTAAAAGGCTTTTTAGCAGCCCTGAGCCTGACAGGATGAAAACCTTCCCAGCAGACATGTCAGATATGGACTCAGTAGATGACACCCAGACAGAGCTTTGTAATGTCAGCAGGTTGGCTCCACAACAGAGACAGCTAATGATATCACAGGAGGCTGATACTGCAGGGATTCTGTCAGGAGTACCAGAAGGCAAAGTGGCTCTATCTCAGAGTGGTGCTATAGACATGAGGATTGGCAGTAACATGCCTGCCGTCACTTCCAAACGGTGCAAGTTACCTGGCTCACCATTCTCTAACGTGGAGATTGCCCACTGGCCTGCGGCAATCTCCCAGCCTCTATCCAACAGACTCAAACTGGGCCCCCGCTCCACTTTCCCCCTGTCAACGTCAACCAGCAGCAGCTACAGTCACCAGACCTTCTCCCTGGAGCCCTCTCTGTCAGGCCAAACGGCACCTCTACCTGTCCCCAGAGCCTCCCAGACATCCCAGTGCCACGAACATGTGGAGCTTCAGGTACATTCACCTAAGGTGAATATGTGGAGtgtcaagaagaagaaaaacctgCTCTGAGATTTATCTAGGAGAAAGATCAAAATTAGAACAATTAATTAAGTCAAccaatagaaaattaatcagcaataaTTCTGATAATCAGTCAGTGGTTTGAGTAATTTATTAAGTCCCAAACATCATTTTGTTACAGtttctccaatgtgaggatgtgctgttttctctgttttatatcattgtaatatctttgggtttgaaCTGtcggttggacaaaacaaaaaaagcgaCAAACTCATGTATCCATATTTATTGGTACATCTGTTCTCATCTCTTGAATCCTGGGCCAGTGAACTGAAACCAGTCTGACATTGTGATTGAACAATCTTTGTTTTTAGTTTGTCTAACTTCTCTTTTCCTGCCTCAAGCAGTCCAGTGCCTCCTTATTTCCTAGTTTCCATCATGATTTCAAAAATCTGGCTAAACCAGTCATTTCCCCTTCTAGTGAGGCCAAAAATCTCACTTTCTTCAAGTAAAAAAATATCTACCAACCCAGTGGATAACACATTCCTAACAAAAACTCAACTGAGTTtcaaaaaatatactgtagattcTGCTACTATTCTACTATTGTAGTCCTTTAATGTCACTAGCCTTACTGTCTTTTTTCACATGACATGCCTTTCTAGAAAATACCTGAAACAAGGGAAAGTGCACTGGAACATTTAGCAGTTTCAAGGAAAAATGTCTTTGTAGGTGTAATACAAGCTCTACAACAGATGTTTTAAACAGATGTGCTTGCAGTGCTCTTCTTATTTTCTGCTGCAAACAGTGTAAGAGATATGAGTCCATATTTCTCACCCTGAAACACATCATTTACTGTAGTTCAGTCCACATTATCCAAAGGTTGATTATAGTGAACCAGGGTTTGATTACCATGATGAACTGCTGCCTTCTAGATCTGAGTGACGTGggtgaaaatgttttcagaggCCAATTTCAATCCCAGTGTTCTGTTATTTAGTTcaatgaaacagaaaatcaaatgtCCACTTATTTTTGATCAGTTCTATGATCTGAGCCTCTCTTGTACTTTGCCAACCAGGAGTCTCCCAGGAAGCGGGTTGGGATGAGTGCTGATGAACCTGGCCGTCTTCCGGAGGTCAAAGCCATACAGCAGACTAGGAGGCTTCTAGCCAACGCCCGGGAGAGGACCCGCGTTCATACCATCAGTGCTGCATTTGAGGCCCTAAGGAAGCAGGTCAGACTGACAGTACACACCTAACCATGTAAGGCTAATCTCAAACAGACATATGCTGTGCatataaatattgaatatataGAATCACATACAAGGTGTTTTGGGCTTTCGATAACAACAAATGTGTTGATGGTATGCTGTGTCTACACTGCAGGAAACAAAATAAGGGGATGTccatttcactttcattttactACAGTCTCAGTAAGTTAACTCATTTAATCAtagaaaaatgcagttttattttcaccatgtttcatctgcagtctctaATTGGAGTgatgcacattttattttgagcACTAATTCACTTAGTTTGTCATTGTCCAGCACTGTATACAGACCAACATCAGAATCGCCACATTAAGTGCAGCTgtatggagaaagagagactttaTTAAGATCAGATTGAAAATATAATGTTATTGTGTTTACTGCTGTGAAACCTAAGGCCaatgagttacagaagctagtgAACCAAGCTAGTTAGCACTTTATTCATTGAGTGAGAAGTGTACTACACATATGGTTTTTAGAGCTTCCCTCCTGCCTCTATTTCCTGTTGCCATGCTGCTCCAAACGCTTTTTGATGAATGGGACAGCACTTTGTGACATCATAAGTGGACAGAGACATGTCTATGGGCAGTAAAGTGGGCTGATATGTCAGACTGTATGTAGTTAATTGAACTGGAGTGTTTGTTGTTCACTTTTTGTTGACAAgtacaataaaacagtttcGTCGGACTGAATCAACATATTTGAAGTCAGAATCTTGCCATCATAAGAAAATTAACTACACATACAGAGTACTAGTTAACAACATGTGTGTTATTATTAAGAGTAAAATGCCATCTTGCTGACTCCttccatgtttgtttattattattactattattattattgtgcaatattattattgtattaatttattattattattgtaatgaCACATTATAAATGTGTCATTGCCATTTAAAAGTTTAGCATTTTAAGTGTGCATAAGGGGCTCAAAAAGTCTGCAACAGAGCCCTCAAACTCTTTGCCAATTTCACAGTGGGATGGCCTGAGCCTTTGCAGACTTTGCAGGAGCATGTGTAAGGGGGGACATTGGAACTGGGCATTGAGGGGTGGGCAATGCAAAATATATCATCAGAAATATGTCAGCTGTCAGAGATTCTGCCATATTGTTTATACTGAGGTAGCACtccctttaatatctctggATGTTTTAGACCAATGTAAGcaatgttgttttatgacaatattatatttatagtgtttttgcatcaatgtgataAACCTTGATTTGTCAAGTATTTAATTAGaacatctaaaaataaaataaacatctctGTATTTTATCTATAAGCTCAATTATATTTTCTGAATATTTACTAAATCATGACATATAAATctaaaattacatattgtaaTAAGGATTTTATGTATATCACCCACCCCTACTCACCATGTTGATCGCAGTGAAGCGATCTATCACCTTGTTCAGCAATTTGACCTTTTCATGTcgttttattttctgtagagCTGTTTTAGAGGCTAAGGCACTATGAATAACACTTCTCTGTACTAGGAGTACTGTGATAATTTGTCACAATAGTGGCACCTTGGACAGGAGGCCAATATTCCCAACTACAACTGATACATTAGTGGTatcacttctttaaaaaaaaaagccttcttGCACTTCCTGAATAGCATGATAATTTATTCTTCAGTGCACCGTAGATCAGCAACTCAACTTTATGTTTGcgatttatttgaatttttcttATACACAACATAACACTGGGAGATATGTGAGACAGTGAGATATGAAACAAAAATTGAAGTAGCTTGAAAAGCACCTCATAATATATGCATCCTAACAAAATATGAGAGTATCAGAAAATTGTTGCCAAATCATAAAgcccaagaaaaaaaattcaactcaATTTTATAACACAGCTATAGACTTTATTGAATCAACTACAATAATGATAAATATTAAAAGTTCATATCATTCTACTTAAAAAGTAATTGAATAGATCTTTACTTATAATTCTATTTCCACTGTGAAGGCTGCAGGGAATGGTTGTACTCACAGGTTACAGGTTACTGTTTTCTACAAGTCTTCCATCGCCCTTCTTCCCATTGCAGTTAAGTGACATTATGCCaatcaaatatgtaaataacttCCTCTGCCCCTCtccctctgttcctctctctctctccaggtgCCATGCTATTCCTACGGACAGAAGCTATCCAAGCTGGCTATACTACGCATAGCCTGCAACTACATCCTGTCTCTGGCTCAGTTGGCTGAGCTGGACTACAGTTCAGACCACAGAAGTCTGAGCTTTTCTCAGTGTGTGGAACAGTGTACCAGGACCCTGCAGGCCGAGGGCAGGAGCAAGAAGAGGAAGGTGAGGTTGCATCTTTCTAACAGACATTCTCACACAGTGACTGGGGTCTCAGCTATAGAGAGAACCAAGTCtaccaggcctttatttctaatttcccCTTATCATTTATGTTTGATCCAATTTCAAAAAgaagcctccctgttttctgaccttataacatgttttaatttgctgGTAATATAAACTCAACCTGTTTACTGGTCTTGATAAATTCACTATAATGTATTATGTCCACAGCACAGATTTGATCAGTACAAGTCATGACATACTGCTGTTATACTGTTTTTACTCACTCACTAGTTTGCTGTCCTTTTGTTTGCTGTTAAACTACTCTCAATGAAACTTGGCACTTCCTGTACAGCCTTAAAAGCCTTCTAGTAGCGTATAGGGAAATAatcttctcctttcctctcagGCTTGTAATGTGAAACATTTGACAGAAGCtaacagaatataaaagaaCAGATAGGAAAAATGAATTAATCAGTAACTCTGAACTATATCAGTATTGAAAAGGCAGAGTAGCGAGTGTGACATAAC is a window encoding:
- the atoh8 gene encoding protein atonal homolog 8 isoform X2; the protein is MKNPHSLSNTWNRSNNKDPVLTPVPGTNKKFKRKSREPKRLFSSPEPDRMKTFPADMSDMDSVDDTQTELCNVSRLAPQQRQLMISQEADTAGILSGVPEGKVALSQSGAIDMRIGSNMPAVTSKRCKLPGSPFSNVEIAHWPAAISQPLSNRLKLGPRSTFPLSTSTSSSYSHQTFSLEPSLSGQTAPLPVPRASQTSQCHEHVELQESPRKRVGMSADEPGRLPEVKAIQQTRRLLANARERTRVHTISAAFEALRKQVPCYSYGQKLSKLAILRIACNYILSLAQLAELDYSSDHRSLSFSQCVEQCTRTLQAEGRSKKRKVGRMPEDV
- the atoh8 gene encoding protein atonal homolog 8 isoform X1, coding for MKNPHSLSNTWNRSNNKDPVLTPVPGTNKKFKRKSREPKRLFSSPEPDRMKTFPADMSDMDSVDDTQTELCNVSRLAPQQRQLMISQEADTAGILSGVPEGKVALSQSGAIDMRIGSNMPAVTSKRCKLPGSPFSNVEIAHWPAAISQPLSNRLKLGPRSTFPLSTSTSSSYSHQTFSLEPSLSGQTAPLPVPRASQTSQCHEHVELQVHSPKESPRKRVGMSADEPGRLPEVKAIQQTRRLLANARERTRVHTISAAFEALRKQVPCYSYGQKLSKLAILRIACNYILSLAQLAELDYSSDHRSLSFSQCVEQCTRTLQAEGRSKKRKVGRMPEDV